In the Uranotaenia lowii strain MFRU-FL chromosome 1, ASM2978415v1, whole genome shotgun sequence genome, CCGATGCTGATGATGCTGGGCTGAAGGTTCTTGGTCGCTTGTTGCAGTCCCGTGATGTATTCTTGGCTCCAGCGTTGCCAGTATCGTTGAAACATCTGCTGTCGTTGCTGATAGTGAGCTAGGCGGTTTGTGGGTATGGCGGTAAGATCGGGCTCAGGGAGGGCTTTCATAGACGACCCTATTAAAAAATGAGCTGGGGTGAGGGCATCTAAATCTCTTGGGTCATCAGATAATGGGGCTAGAGGTCTAGAGTTTAGGGCGGCGGATATTTGAACTAGCAGAgtgcaaaaattttcatggCTTAGTTGGTTGGTTCCAATTTCCTTTTTCAGGCAGGTCTTGGTTGAGCGCACGGCTGCCTCCCATAATCCACCGAAGTTGGGAGCACGGGGTGGAATGAAGTGCCAGGAAATTCCTTGCTGGGCTAGCTCCGATCCGATCTCGTGTTGTCCAGTCTTGCTGTTGATTCCCTTGTACAACTCGTATAACTCGTGCTTTGATCCTTGGAAGTTCGTCGCGTTGTCTGAGTGAATTTGCGATGGAAGTCCATGATGTCCTATAAACCGACGAAGTGCAGCTAAGAATCCAGCGGTTGATAGGTCCATAACCAGTTCAAGGTGTATTGCCTTTGTCGTGAAGCAAATAAATACCGAAATATAGCATTTTGGAGGGGCTGCTCGGCGGTGAGGGGGTTTCAAGTAGAAAGGTCCACAAAAGTcaattccagttatcaaaaatgGACGAGCTGGGCGGACTCGTGTGGACGGAAGTTGACCCATCGGTTGTTCAATCGACTTGGGGTTCACACGGAAACATCGATGACAGTTTCGAAGGACGGAACTGACCGCTCTTTTTCCATTGATTGGCCAGAATTCCTGTCTCATGACCGCTAACGTTACTTGGCATCCTCCATGGTGGGTTTGAAGGTGGTAATAATCGATGAGAAGGCGAGTGAAGACATGCGACTTTGGAAGTACAGCTGGATGCACTGTTGCGAAGTTCTCTAGCGAATTCCGTAGACGACCGCCAACTCTGATAATGTTATCCTTATCCAGGAAAGGACAGAGTAGTTTCAAAGGAGATTTGTGTGGAACATGGTAGAGCCTTTTCAAGGATTTGATTTCCTCTTGGAAGCATTCCTCTTGAACCAGTTTTACAAGAGCCATTTTCGCTGAATTGATCTCTTGCATCGTTAGAAGTGACGAAGTATTTTTCTGGCTGAATTTTCGAGAATTGGCAGCAAAGCGTCGGAACAGTGCAACTAATCTTACCAAGGGAATCAGAGAAGATCGAAGCGAGAAGATGAAGCTGGTTTCTTGTGTTGCTGCGGTAGCTTGAGTGACTGCTCGGGGTTCCAAATCTGCTTCTTCGGGTGGAGATCCAGCATCTTCAGTCATCCATCTCACCGGTGACTGCTTCAACCAAAAAGGACCCTGCTTCCAAAGGTCACTTTCCAGGAAATCCTCGACCTTCATTCCGCGGGATACAAGATCGGCGGGGTTCTCTTTGCCTGCCACATGCAGCCATGGGTGTCCGTACGTAGTTGTCTGGATTGCTGAAACGCGGTTTGCGACAAAGGTCTTCCACGAGTTGGGTGGAGCTTTTAACCAGTGCAACACCACAGTTGAGTCCGACCAGAAATATGCTTGCACGTTTTCCAAATTGAGGGCCTTTTTTACTGTCTGGTATAGGTGGGCAGCTTCCCTAGCTGCACAGAGTTCTAGTCTTGGAATTGTGAGTCGCTTCAAAGGCGCGACTCTAGATTTCGATGACAAAAGTTCGGTGCGTACGTTGTCTTGTCGATCACTGGAACGAACATATATACAAGCTCCATACGCAAGATCCGATGCGTCGGCGAAACAATGGAGCTGTACATCAACGTATTCGGGTATGAAAGCAAATCTGGGTATGCAGAATTCtgctaattttgacaattggcgATGGAAGTCCTGCCATTTCTGCTGTAGTTCTGGTGGTACCGGAGCATCCCATCCCGTATGAAGTAGTGCCAGTTCCTGCATTATTATTTTTGCGGTAACTATTACGGGGGAAATTAATCCGAGGGGGTCAAACAACTTAGCGATTGCCGACAGTATACGCCTCCTGGTCCATTcgccattttcattttcaacactGTATATGAACCTGAGTTGATCTGCTTTAGGTTCCCAAGTTATCCCTAGAGTTTTAACCTTCTCATCGGGATTCAAATCAAAGGTTATCGTGAGGTTGGTCCCCAATTGATCCTCAGGTAGACCGGACAAAACCTCCGGTTTATTTGAGCACCATTTCCGGATTGGAAATCCTCCTTTAGCCATTAATGACGTCAAACTTTTTCGTAATTCGATGGCTTCGTCCACATTTGATGCTCCTCCTATATAATCGTCGACGTAGAAATCCTCTTGCAGTGCGAGACGAGCCTTTGTTCCTTCCTGTCCTTCATCTTCAGCCAACTGCGTCAGAGCCCGAGTTGCCAGAAAAGATGACGGCGTGAGTCCATATGTCACAGTTAGCAATTCATAGACCTGTATCGGACCATCCCTGGTGAACCGGAAGAAAATCCGAAGTCGAAGAGCGTCATTGATGGCCTGAAGTACTTGCCGATACATTTTTTCCACATCTCCCACAAGCGCCACCTGATGCCTGCGGAAGCGAACTAGGAGATTCAATATGTCATCCTGAATAACAGGTCCTTTCAGGAGTACATCGTTGAGTGAATATCCGCTGTCCGTGCGTGCCGAAGCATCGAATACGACTCGCACTTTCGTAGTAGTGCTTGATTCTTTCATAACCGCGTGGTGCGGCAAATAGAACACCTTCGGTTGATCCATTGCATTAGCCTCTGATTGTAATTCCGCATCCGTTATCCTTCGCATATGCCCCATATCCAAGTACTCCTGCATAAATGCGTGGTATTGTTCCTTCATGCTAGGGTTCCGATCCAAACGATTCTCCAGTTTCCGATACCTGTCCAACGCCATCACTCTCGAATCTCCCAACATCCGTTCCCAATTGACATGTTTCGGCAACTGAATTACGTACCGACCATCTTCAGTTCTGGAATGCGTCTGCTTGAAGTCTTCCTCGCAGTCTTGTTCCTCCTTGGACCAGGCAGGTTGATCATCACAGCTTTCCACCTTCCAAAACTTCTCCAATAGCTCTTCTATTTTTTCGGTAGTGGTTGCCGTGCAGCATCGAACCGATCCATTTTGTTGAAGACTTTCATCCCGACCAGAAACAATCCACCCGAAAACAGAATCCACTAGTATTGGAAGCTTTGGACCCAAGACCATCCTTTTCACCTCTTTGTTGATTAGGAAAGTAAAGAAATGTTCTGCTCCCAGTAACATATCGATGCGACCGCTTATGTTAAATTGAGGATCCGCCATCTTAAGATCGCTAGGAATGTTCCAATGTGATATAGGCACAGTTACCGAGGGAAGTTCCGATGTCACCCGTTGCAAAACCAGAAAATCCAAACCGATGGAGAAATCCGTGACTCTGGAACTTATCATTGTACTGACTGCATGCCGCGCTGTTGATTCGGATTGCCCGACTCCAGTTATTGGAACACAAATCGCCCGACGCTTCAGCTTCAGCATTTGACAAAGCCGCTCGCTCATCACGTTGACTTGGGATCCATTGTCCAGTAACGCCCGTGCTAGCTGCTTCTCACCATTTTGATCGCGAATCGCTACCACCACCGTTGACAGGAAAACCGTGGAGCTCGAAATATCCTTCCTCGTCCCTACGCTGTACGATCCTGCCGAAGTTCCTTCACCTGCTTCCATTTGCACTTCCTCTGCTGCTTCGGCTGCAACGTGTGTCTTTGCTGCGTCACCATTCCTCCCGGCATTGCTGGATGATCTGCTACCATTTGATCCGCTATTGTTATTGCTTCCACCGCTATTGGGTTGAAACCCCGGAT is a window encoding:
- the LOC129759216 gene encoding uncharacterized protein LOC129759216; translated protein: MATKIKEKIKKRERIFAALDRHVRFLEAYDPQVQKGQVQSRLDKLEDSWAEFKELQEEISELDTKGEIEAETNMNYEKFEESYFEIRAALLDKLEPTSLAPNLDNSGRNGSSLGMHTGVRLPQISLPEFDGDYKGWLSFKSTFVSLIHESFELSDVQKFHYLKSALKGEAAKLVESLTITSGNYTIAWDTITKRYSNEYLLKKRHLQALMEFPRIEKESAGQIHGLVDEFDQRLKILKQLGENTDYWGAMIVHWMCSKLDSRTLQLWEDHAASIKDPTFKMLVEFLEKRTRVLDAVLSNTSNSSVQPKTAFKRDRVAVHASTESGKGDNTCQCCGEQHYLVRCVKFQGFGLKEKLDFVNGKRLCSNCFKAGHWVRDCNSKYSCKTCGKKHNSLIHPGFQPNSGGSNNNSGSNGSRSSSNAGRNGDAAKTHVAAEAAEEVQMEAGEGTSAGSYSVGTRKDISSSTVFLSTVVVAIRDQNGEKQLARALLDNGSQVNVMSERLCQMLKLKRRAICVPITGVGQSESTARHAVSTMISSRVTDFSIGLDFLVLQRVTSELPSVTVPISHWNIPSDLKMADPQFNISGRIDMLLGAEHFFTFLINKEVKRMVLGPKLPILVDSVFGWIVSGRDESLQQNGSVRCCTATTTEKIEELLEKFWKVESCDDQPAWSKEEQDCEEDFKQTHSRTEDGRYVIQLPKHVNWERMLGDSRVMALDRYRKLENRLDRNPSMKEQYHAFMQEYLDMGHMRRITDAELQSEANAMDQPKVFYLPHHAVMKESSTTTKVRVVFDASARTDSGYSLNDVLLKGPVIQDDILNLLVRFRRHQVALVGDVEKMYRQVLQAINDALRLRIFFRFTRDGPIQVYELLTVTYGLTPSSFLATRALTQLAEDEGQEGTKARLALQEDFYVDDYIGGASNVDEAIELRKSLTSLMAKGGFPIRKWCSNKPEVLSGLPEDQLGTNLTITFDLNPDEKVKTLGITWEPKADQLRFIYSVENENGEWTRRRILSAIAKLFDPLGLISPVIVTAKIIMQELALLHTGWDAPVPPELQQKWQDFHRQLSKLAEFCIPRFAFIPEYVDVQLHCFADASDLAYGACIYVRSSDRQDNVRTELLSSKSRVAPLKRLTIPRLELCAAREAAHLYQTVKKALNLENVQAYFWSDSTVVLHWLKAPPNSWKTFVANRVSAIQTTTYGHPWLHVAGKENPADLVSRGMKVEDFLESDLWKQGPFWLKQSPVRWMTEDAGSPPEEADLEPRAVTQATAATQETSFIFSLRSSLIPLVRLVALFRRFAANSRKFSQKNTSSLLTMQEINSAKMALVKLVQEECFQEEIKSLKRLYHVPHKSPLKLLCPFLDKDNIIRVGGRLRNSLENFATVHPAVLPKSHVFTRLLIDYYHLQTHHGGCQVTLAVMRQEFWPINGKRAVSSVLRNCHRCFRVNPKSIEQPMGQLPSTRVRPARPFLITGIDFCGPFYLKPPHRRAAPPKCYISVFICFTTKAIHLELVMDLSTAGFLAALRRFIGHHGLPSQIHSDNATNFQGSKHELYELYKGINSKTGQHEIGSELAQQGISWHFIPPRAPNFGGLWEAAVRSTKTCLKKEIGTNQLSHENFCTLLVQISAALNSRPLAPLSDDPRDLDALTPAHFLIGSSMKALPEPDLTAIPTNRLAHYQQRQQMFQRYWQRWSQEYITGLQQATKNLQPSIISIGSIVILREDNSPPLQWPLARIVEVHPGADGVVRVVTVKTFEGTYRRPVNRICPLPNEDSAEAP